A genomic region of Dunckerocampus dactyliophorus isolate RoL2022-P2 chromosome 8, RoL_Ddac_1.1, whole genome shotgun sequence contains the following coding sequences:
- the LOC129186743 gene encoding citron Rho-interacting kinase-like isoform X8 yields MEKKLHIKSKELQETQDKCHKMEQEISRFQRKMTDLESVLHQKDVELKASETQRSILEQDLATYITECSSLKRSLEEARVEVSREDDKAMQLLHDIREQSNKLQEIKEQEYHAQLEEMQVTIRQLEEDLSAARRRSDLYESELRDSRQTSEELKRKAVEYQQRIQKAKEQGKAEVEELLSKLEKTNSEQQVKIQELQDKLSKAVKASTEATELLQNVRQAKERLERDLERLRGKTDSSDTLKRRLRETEQEGRKTLENQVKRLEMVERRENKLKDDIQTKSQQIQQMAEKILELEDHLRDAQSTAQRMETQLVQKERLYEDKIKVLEAQMKVDLADKESLEARRAQQEEESRENCKLISEQKATINAMDSKMKNLEQRIAELSEANKLAANSSIYTQKNMKAQEEMISELRQQKFYLESQAGKLEAQNAKLEEHLEKMSQQEQTKRTRLIELESRLREMGLEHEEEKLEIKRQVSELTLSLQERESQISSLQAARLALESQLQQAKTELEETTAEAEEEITALRNHRDEIQRKFDALRDSCSVITDLEEQLTQLSQENAELNRQNFYLSKQLDEASDEREDQLQLSQEVDRLRREVADREMHLNNQKQNIETLKTTCSMLEEQVVELESLNDELLEKERQWEAWRGALEDEKSQAERRTRELQRLLDNEKQNRLRADQRSTESRQAVELAVKEHKAEILALQQALKEQRLKAESLSDTLNDLEKKHAMLEMNARSLQQKLETERELKQRLMEEQGKLQQQMDLQKSHIFRLTQGLQDALDQTDMLKTERTDLEYQLENIQAVYSHEKVKMEGTISQQTKLIDFLQAKMDQPTKKKKGIFGRRREDVGTTTNGALTPQSQPAVPLQYSDMKLALENERSRCAELEEALQKMRIELRSLREEAAHFKAQDHMAPSTPAQARHQILMSAIVKSPEHQPNPCGLLNPSTRSKETSTPEEKRRVTFEKYGRRVKERMHHNIPHRFTVGLNMRAAKCAVCLDTVHFGRQAATCLECNTLCHPKCSPCLPATCGLPAEYATHFSEALCREKASSPGLQVKEASGHVRLEGWMKQPRNGKRGQQGWERKYVVLDGTKISIYDTEPREDCVNAEEEFELCLPDGEVTVHGAVGASELINTAKSDIPYVLKLESHPHTTCWPGQSLYFMAPSFPDKQRWVAVLESVVACNRGSKDKGDTDAAGVSKRQKNLSPLVQKLLGNSLLKLEGDDRLDINCTLPLTDQLVLVGSEEGLYALNVIKNSLTHIPGLTSVFQIQILRELDKLLMITGEDRALCLVEIKKVKQSLSQSHLPAPPDLNPFIFETVKGCHLFSSGKIDNGICICAAMPNKITILRLNESLNKFCIRKEIETSEPCSCIHFTGYSIIIGTNKFYEIEMKQYVLEEFLDKNDVTLASAVFAASSHSFPISIIQVTTAPQKDEYLLCFHEFGVFVDAYGRRSRSDDIKWSRLPLSFAYREPYLFVTYFNSLDVIEIQGHAALGSHSYAHLDIPNPRYLGPAISSGAIYLASSYQNKLRVICCKGNLIQNQDGGGDLQRSGSGRSPNKRGPPSYNEHISKRLAANPLVHGEPGTPHRYREARTEFRRDKSPSRPLEREKSPGRMLESRIVGSPGRAMADPRLERSPARAMADPRIDRSPGHMMDVRRERSPGRFEERQRLHTGSGRTPINPLNKVWDQSSV; encoded by the exons AGCCTAAAGAGAAGCCTGGAGGAGGCACGCGTGGAAGTCTCCAGAGAGGATGACAAAGCCATGCAGCTGCTGCACGACATCCGagaacagagcaacaagctACAGGAAATTAAAGAGCAA GAGTACCATGCACAGCTGGAGGAGATGCAAGTGACCAtcaggcagctggaggaggacCTGTCAGCTGCCCGGCGCCGGAGTGACCTCTACGAATCTGAACTTAGAGACTCAAGACAAACAAGCGAGGAGCTCAAACGGAAGGCGGTGGAGTACCAGCAGAGAATCCAGAAG GCCAAAGAGCAGGGTAAAGCAGAGGTGGAGGAGCTTCTCTCCAAACTTGAAAAG ACTAATTCGGAACAACAGGTGAAAATCCAAGAGCTCCAGGACAAACTGTCaaag GCAGTGAAAGCAAGCACAGAAGCCACTGAACTGCTGCAAAATGTCAGGCAGGCCAAGGAACGTCTGGAACGAGACCTGGAACGCTTGCGAGGCAAAACGGACTCTAGTGACACGCTCAAACGGCGCCTGAGAGAAACAGAG CAGGAGGGCAGGAAGACCCTAGAAAACCAGGTAAAGAGGCTGGAGATGGTTGAGCGGCGGGAGAATAAGCTGAAAGATGACATTCAGACCAAATCCCagcagatccagcagatggctgAAAAGATCCTG GAACTGGAGGACCACTTGAGGGATGCTCAGTCTACAGCACAGAGGATGGAAACCCAGCTCGTCCAAAAGGAGAGACTTTATGAGGACAAAATTAAG GTTCTGGAAGCCCAAATGAAGGTAGACCTGGCGGACAAAGAGAGCCTTGAGGCTAGAAGAGCGCAGCAAGAAGAGGAGTCAAGAGAGAACTGCAAACTTATCAGTGAGCAGAAAGCG ACCATTAACGCCATGGATTCTAAGATGAAAAACCTGGAGCAGCGTATTGCCGAGCTGTCAGAGGCTAACAAGCTCGCCGCTAACAGCAGCATCTACACCCAGAAGAATAT GAAAGCCCAAGAGGAAATGATCTCAGAGCTGAGACAGCAAAAGTTCTATTTGGAGTCTCAGGCTGGCAAGCTTGAGGCTCAAAATGCCAAACTAGAGGAACACCTAGAGAAGATGAGTCAGCAAGAGCAGACCAAGAGGACCCGTTTAATAGAGCTGGAGAGCAGGTTGCGGGAG ATGGGCTTAGAACACGAAGAGGAAAAGCTGGAGATCAAGAGACAGGTGTCCGAGCTGACCCTCTCTCTGCAGGAGCGAGAGTCTCAAATAAGCAGCCTGCAGGCAGCTCGTCTTGCCTTAGAGAGCCAGCTGCAGCAAGCCAAGACTGAACTGGAGGAGACCACAGCTGAGGCCGAGGAGGAGATAACCGCTCTGAGG AATCACAGAGATGAAATTCAGCGAAAGTTTGATGCCCTGAGAGACAGCTGCTCG GTGATCACTGACTTGGAGGAGCAACTTACCCAGCTGAGTCAGGAGAATGCCGAGTTGAACCGCCAGAACTTCTACCTATCCAAACAACTTGACGAAGCATCGGATGAGAGGGAGGACCAACTGCAGCTCAGCCAAGAAGTGGACCGGCTCAGGAGAGAGGTGGCAGATCGTGAAATGCATCTCAACAACCAGAAACAA AACATTGAGACACTGAAGACAACGTGCAGCATGCTGGAGGAGCAGGTGGTGGAGCTTGAGTCCCTGAATGATGAGCTTCTGGAAAAGGAGAGACAGTGGGAGGCTTGGAGAGGGGCCCTGGAGGATGAAAAAAGCCAGGCTGAGAGACGCACCAGGGAACTGCAGAGACTGTTGGATAATGAAAAGCAAAACCG ACTACGTGCAGACCAGCGTAGCACTGAGTCTCGCCAGGCAGTAGAACTAGCAGTCAAAGAGCACAAGGCTGAGATTTTAGCCCTGCAGCAGGCCTTGAAGGAGCAGAGACTCAAGGCTGAGAGTCTGTCTGATACT CTCAATGATCTGGAGAAGAAGCATGCCATGCTGGAGATGAACGCTCGCAGCCTGCAGCAGAAATTGGAGACTGAGAGGGAGTTGAAACAGAGGCTGATGGAAGAG CAAGGAAAGCTGCAGCAGCAGATGGATCTCCAAAAGAGCCACATTTTCCGTTTGACCCAGGGCCTACAGGATGCACTGGACCAGACTGACATGCTTAAGACTGAAAGGACCGATCTGGAGTACCAACTGGAGAATATACAG GCTGTATATTCCCACGAGAAGGTGAAGATGGAGGGGACTATCTCCCAACAGACCAAACTCATTGATTTCCTTCAGGCCAAAATGGACCAACCCACCAAGAAAAAGAAG GGTATATTTGGGCGGCGGCGTGAAGATGTCGGCACCACAACAAACGGGGCATTGACTCCTCAGTCTCAGCCAGCAGTTCCATTGCAGTACAGTGACATGAAGCTAGCGTTGGAGAATGAGCGCTCAAGATGTGCAGAGCTGGAGGAGGCTCTTCAGAAGATGAGGATAGAGCTACGATCCTTGAGAGAAGAGG CAGCTCATTTCAAAGCCCAGGATCACATGGCTCCTTCCACGCCAGCCCAGGCTCGCCATCAAATCCTCATGTCAGCCATTGTGAAGTCCCCAGAGCATCAACCCAACCCTTGTGGCCTGCTTAACCCCTCAACCCGCTCTAAGGAGACTTCCACACCTGAAG AAAAGAGGAGGGTCACCTTTGAAA AGTATGGTCGTCGTGTGAAGGAGCGAATGCACCACAACATTCCGCATCGCTTTACTGTGGGTCTTAACATGAGGGCTGCCAAATGTGCTGTCTGCCTGGACACTGTGCATTTTGGACGGCAGGCTGCCACTTGTCTAG AGTGTAACACGCTTTGTCATCCCAAATGCTCACCATGCCTTCCAGCCACTTGTGGCCTGCCAGCCGAATATGCCACCCACTTTTCTGAGGCTTTATGCAGAGAGAAGGCCAGCTCCCCTGGACTACAGGTCAAGGAAGCCAGCGGTCATGTCCGCTTGGAAGGATGGATGAAACAACCCAG AAATGGCAAGCGTGGTCAGCAGGGCTGGGAGAGAAAGTATGTGGTTCTTGATGGAACCAAAATATCAATCTATGATACGGAGCCCAGAGAAG ACTGCGTAAATGCAGAGGAGGAGTTTGAGCTATGCCTACCTGATGGAGAGGTGACTGTTCATGGAGCTGTTGGAGCCTCTGAGCTAATCAACACTGCAAAATCAG ATATCCCTTATGTTCTGAAGCTGGAATCCCATCCTCACACAACTTGTTGGCCAGGCCAATCTCTCTACTTCATGGCTCCCAGTTTCCCAGACAAACAGCGCTGGGTGGCTGTACTGGAGTCTGTGGTGGCTTGTAACCGCGGTTCTAAAGACAAAGGAGATACTGATGCT GCAGGTGTTTCTAAAAGACAGAAGAACCTATCACCTCTGGTTCAG AAACTTCTGGGCAATTCCTTGCTGAAGTTGGAGGGTGACGACCGCTTGGACATCAACtgcaccctgcctctcactGACCAG CTCGTGCTGGTGGGCTCTGAGGAGGGCTTGTATGCTCTGAACGTTATCAAGAACTCTTTGACTCACATCCCAGGCCTGACCTCCGTGTTCCAGATTCAGATCCTGAGGGAGCTTGACAAGCTGTTGATGATCACTG GAGAGGATCGGGCCCTGTGCTTGGTGGAGATCAAAAAGGTGAAACAGTCTTTGTCACAGTCTCATCTCCCAGCTCCACCTGACCTCAACCCCTTCATCTTTGAGACAGTAAAGGGTTGCCACCTCTTCTCCTCTGGAAAG ATTGACAATGGAATCTGTATTTGCGCTGCTATGCCCAATAAGATTACAATCCTGCGACTTAATGAAAGCCTCAACAAGTTCTGCATCAGAAAG GAGATTGAGACCTCAGAACCCTGTAGCTGTATTCACTTCACTGGCTACAGTATCATCATTGGCACCAACAAGTTTTATGAAATTGAGATGAAGCAGTATGTGTTAGAAG AGTTCCTGGATAAAAATGATGTGACGTTAGCCTCTGCTGTGTTCGCTGCGTCCTCCCACAGCTTCCCCATATCCATTATTCAAGTCACCACGGCTCCTCAGAAGGATGAATACCTGCTCTGTTTCCATG AGTTTGGCGTCTTTGTGGACGCATACGGCCGCAGGAGTAGAAGTGATGATATCAAGTGGAGTCGCCTGCCTCTGTCATTTG CCTATAGAGAGCCCTACCTGTTTGTGACCTACTTCAACTCTCTGGATGTGATTGAGATTCAGGGACACGCTGCACTCGG GTCCCACTCATATGCTCACCTCGACATCCCCAACCCACGCTACCTTGGCCCAGCAATCTCCTCTGGCGCCATCTACTTGGCCTCCTCATACCAGAACAAACTGCGAGTCATTTGCTGTAAAGGCAACTTGATTCAGAACCAGGATGGTGGAGGAGACCTACAGCGTAGTGGCTCAGGACGCAG CCCGAACAAACGTGGGCCTCCTTCCTACAATGAGCACATCTCTAAAAGGCTGGCAGCCAACCCCTTAGTCCACGGGGAGCCAGGTACACCCCACCGCTACCGAGAGGCCCGCACAGAGTTTCGGCGTGACAAGTCCCCCAGCCGCCCTCTGGAGAGAGAGAAGTCTCCTGGCAGAATGCTGGAGAGCCGGATAGTCGGGTCTCCCGGCAGGGCAATGGCTGATCCTCGATTGGAGCGCTCTCCGGCCAGGGCCATGGCGGACCCCCGCATAGACCGCTCCCCTGGGCACATGATGGATGTTCGCAGAGAGAGGTCTCCGGGACGATTTGAAGAGCGTCAAAGGCTTCATACTGGCTCTGGACGCACGCCCATCAACCCTCTTAACAAG GTATGGGACCAGTCGTCTGTTTAG